The proteins below are encoded in one region of Methanosarcina barkeri 3:
- a CDS encoding WD40 repeat domain-containing protein, which yields MKKSSIVLIIIFSVVFLVCSGCTSSHILTSNEKGNNSSEEISEIESGHESSQFSQENLTSSEKSSPYLYWEYELGNITPDNLSEGRSTVQDCVAYSWDGKHVAVGTGKKLTVIDVSGKKLLWEKTLRGNISEVSFSKDGKYLLAGEKSTDGYIYSLDAGTGNEIHSYRSADDLGTSTNSKYQPCIYKITAADDAVYIAAGRYWKEPEYGLASRVYRFSPDGTLSWKLPATENYAQSVNWIDSSQDGKNVVFSTGDWTNSLGLDAVVYSVDESGNLRWKYEIPPLKPYFVSAAIWHGLDISDDGSVVTAYTGDGRKYLFYDSEMMRPGDGKTAWDMKTPGDGKTSWDTYDWQSNVTVPEEVEGSHIYAYGEAAKISSKNEILYLTGATLPAYYPDNIPMAHPLENSLVSCDTEKGNTSWNYNLGGRCAGIFFSPDMRFFVLPVGKDSSSGNTQVHGVHVFDNQKSGNGNSRLIWRFNTEGVILDAAISSDCTVAAVEAPLKLENGNVIGKHRLIIVR from the coding sequence ATGAAAAAGAGTAGTATTGTACTGATAATTATATTTTCAGTAGTGTTTCTAGTCTGTTCGGGATGCACATCTTCACATATTTTAACCTCTAATGAAAAAGGAAACAATAGCAGTGAAGAAATCTCAGAAATTGAGAGCGGTCATGAAAGCAGTCAATTCAGTCAGGAAAACCTAACCTCTTCTGAAAAATCTTCTCCTTACCTTTACTGGGAATATGAACTTGGAAATATAACTCCGGATAATCTCAGTGAAGGAAGATCGACTGTCCAGGACTGTGTGGCATACTCTTGGGACGGAAAGCATGTAGCTGTCGGGACAGGGAAAAAACTGACAGTTATTGACGTGTCAGGCAAAAAACTACTCTGGGAAAAGACTCTAAGAGGAAATATCTCGGAAGTTTCGTTCTCGAAAGACGGAAAGTATCTGCTCGCAGGGGAAAAGAGTACTGACGGATACATTTATTCTCTGGATGCCGGCACAGGAAATGAAATTCACAGTTATAGAAGTGCCGATGACCTGGGAACCAGTACGAACTCAAAATATCAGCCCTGCATATACAAAATAACGGCTGCTGATGATGCTGTATACATTGCAGCAGGTCGATACTGGAAAGAGCCCGAGTACGGGCTGGCTTCAAGGGTGTACAGGTTCAGTCCGGATGGCACTCTTTCATGGAAACTGCCTGCAACCGAAAACTATGCTCAGAGTGTAAACTGGATTGATTCAAGCCAGGATGGAAAAAATGTGGTTTTTTCAACCGGGGACTGGACAAATTCCCTTGGGCTTGATGCAGTTGTCTATTCCGTGGATGAAAGTGGAAACCTCCGCTGGAAATATGAAATTCCTCCTCTTAAGCCTTACTTTGTTTCTGCAGCTATCTGGCACGGACTTGATATTTCAGATGACGGGTCCGTGGTAACTGCCTATACCGGGGATGGACGAAAATACCTTTTTTACGATTCCGAGATGATGAGACCAGGAGATGGGAAAACAGCATGGGACATGAAAACCCCAGGAGACGGAAAGACATCATGGGACACCTATGATTGGCAGTCCAATGTAACAGTTCCAGAGGAAGTTGAAGGAAGTCATATCTATGCCTATGGGGAAGCTGCAAAAATTTCCAGTAAAAATGAGATACTTTACCTTACCGGAGCCACACTTCCTGCTTATTATCCCGATAACATACCAATGGCACATCCCCTTGAGAACTCTCTTGTGTCGTGTGATACTGAAAAAGGAAACACTTCCTGGAACTATAATCTCGGAGGACGCTGTGCAGGGATCTTCTTTTCTCCGGATATGAGATTCTTTGTCCTGCCAGTTGGAAAAGACTCGTCTTCAGGTAATACTCAGGTTCATGGAGTTCATGTTTTTGATAACCAAAAATCCGGAAACGGTAATTCAAGGCTAATCTGGAGATTTAACACTGAAGGCGTTATTTTAGATGCTGCGATTTCTTCCGACTGCACAGTTGCTGCAGTTGAAGCTCCTCTAAAGCTTGAAAACGGGAATGTGATTGGGAAACACAGGTTAATAATTGTCAGGTGA
- a CDS encoding WD40 repeat domain-containing protein, translating to MKWKILIVLLILTVITAGCAEKGQESENGKIAQASEGAQNIEETGNSDAGVSIDSIVFSRTGALITLKEEAEISQVKISSVNNSAESINIGKTENQVFVAFDWKPNTQYKFEVITGNGAKSDLEVYAPEKPALKEEYATKLEDVTPGSIDKTTENVEGMIKFSPDSKYLAIGTQGGSLKLIELATGEKVWETQLVKGIADARISDIEFSGDGKRLIVGEDSPDAFIHCFDLNGKEIWKYGAGQDLGSDLDHMPAMKKIKLDSKGNIYVAASRACGYIGEKYKYLGKVYSFDPEGNLRWKFPESELMDSGVTWVDTTPDGKYSVFGTTNFANADKWKEGTVHVLDGNTGKEYWNYSIPPLKPFFDYTAIWYSTQITPDGKNIITMTSDGRAFLFNNSRSMETGTPEIGWQANISTPVVVSGVPIYGSANYAYIINNTLIFSIGSTFSKDKNNDAPIEHPNGNSIFAYDTDGNLLWKWRVDGYAGECAMNDRYLVVPISQNLVTEDRNVHGVYVFDISKSGGSNSKLVQVYNTKGITIAADISPDGKYIAALEAPARLDDGTALGEYKVHVLT from the coding sequence ATGAAATGGAAAATTTTGATAGTCCTGCTTATTCTAACTGTAATTACTGCCGGATGCGCTGAAAAAGGCCAGGAATCAGAAAATGGTAAAATTGCTCAGGCTTCCGAAGGTGCCCAGAATATAGAGGAAACGGGTAATTCCGATGCCGGGGTATCCATAGACTCTATAGTATTTTCCAGAACCGGAGCTCTGATTACCCTAAAAGAAGAGGCAGAAATTTCACAGGTAAAAATTTCGTCTGTTAATAATTCGGCAGAGTCAATAAATATTGGAAAAACCGAGAATCAGGTCTTTGTAGCTTTTGACTGGAAACCCAATACTCAATATAAGTTTGAAGTAATCACAGGCAACGGGGCAAAAAGTGATCTGGAAGTGTACGCTCCTGAAAAACCTGCTTTGAAAGAAGAGTACGCTACAAAACTTGAAGATGTTACTCCAGGATCGATAGATAAAACTACGGAAAATGTAGAAGGCATGATTAAATTCTCCCCTGACAGCAAGTATCTTGCTATTGGGACTCAAGGAGGTTCTCTGAAACTTATAGAGCTTGCAACAGGTGAAAAGGTTTGGGAAACACAGCTTGTTAAAGGCATAGCTGATGCAAGAATTTCAGATATAGAGTTTTCAGGGGATGGCAAACGTCTGATAGTAGGAGAAGATAGTCCGGACGCTTTTATTCACTGCTTTGATTTAAATGGCAAAGAAATCTGGAAATATGGAGCAGGACAAGACCTGGGTTCAGATCTTGACCACATGCCAGCCATGAAAAAAATAAAACTGGATTCAAAAGGAAACATCTATGTTGCTGCCAGTAGAGCTTGCGGCTACATAGGAGAGAAATACAAATATTTGGGAAAAGTTTATTCTTTTGACCCTGAAGGCAATTTACGCTGGAAATTCCCCGAATCCGAACTTATGGACTCAGGAGTTACATGGGTTGATACAACCCCTGACGGAAAATATTCTGTTTTCGGCACTACCAACTTTGCAAACGCCGACAAATGGAAAGAAGGAACTGTACATGTTCTGGACGGAAATACCGGAAAGGAATATTGGAACTATTCAATCCCGCCTCTTAAACCATTTTTTGATTATACTGCAATATGGTACAGTACCCAGATTACTCCTGATGGTAAAAATATAATAACAATGACCAGTGACGGGCGAGCCTTTTTATTTAATAATTCCAGGAGCATGGAAACCGGCACACCGGAAATAGGATGGCAAGCAAACATTTCAACCCCGGTTGTAGTAAGCGGAGTTCCTATTTACGGTAGTGCGAATTATGCATACATTATCAATAATACCCTTATTTTCTCGATAGGCAGCACATTCTCCAAAGACAAAAACAACGATGCTCCTATAGAACATCCTAATGGAAACAGCATCTTTGCCTATGATACTGACGGCAACCTGCTGTGGAAATGGAGAGTGGATGGCTATGCAGGGGAATGTGCAATGAATGACAGGTATCTTGTTGTCCCTATATCCCAGAACCTGGTGACCGAGGACAGAAATGTCCACGGAGTGTATGTCTTTGACATATCAAAAAGCGGAGGTTCAAATTCCAAACTTGTCCAGGTCTATAATACCAAAGGAATTACAATAGCAGCTGATATCTCCCCTGATGGCAAGTATATTGCAGCCCTGGAAGCTCCTGCAAGGCTTGATGACGGCACAGCGCTTGGAGAGTATAAAGTGCATGTTCTTACATGA